The following coding sequences lie in one Silene latifolia isolate original U9 population chromosome 5, ASM4854445v1, whole genome shotgun sequence genomic window:
- the LOC141656876 gene encoding wall-associated receptor kinase 2-like, translated as MGYQKHFLTFLFSLVLTRLISGSEALESLVIASNCTSTCGGIRIPYPFGIEDGCYYKDKDDGNLYPLMKITCNHTFSPPQPILGNNVQILNISLEEGEISLNNNVSYNCRQSYNSSTYLYSYSSLYVRNFTISNSKNKFVATGCDTYAWFKGQRYGKDYSTGCMTTCNELDDVVNSTQCNGVGCCEASIPDGITNLQIEANSYHNHIGVEFNPCSVAYPVANDAFYFSTLNLTQSLSHYLSELPSAPIIYNWGIGTKNCSEAEKEGSRLCKSNTDCINLTHEQQGLDGYRCNCKEGYSGNPYLPQGCQDINECKRENDCERPEYCTNTDGSYYCQCPKGYHGNGTQTDRCISSSKTWLTPVIITAGIGGSIIILLVVGFLLHWRNGERRIKKLRESFFRQNGGLILHQKLSRMDALKIFTAQDLEIATGKYNEMNIIGRGGYGIVYKGIIPNNQLVAIKRSLKVDPGQVEQFINEVMILSQINNRNVVRLLGCCLETEVPLLVYEYINNGTLYDHLHDEAKVPLFTWNIRLGIASEVAEVLAYLHTTITTPIIHRDMKSMNILLDECYTAKVADFGASRLVPVDQGQLATMVLGTWGYLDPEYMQTSELTEKSDAYSFGVVLVELLTRKKALSYQRPEVERCLAMHFLLKMKEDRLFDIIDKNIANSQGDIEQIKKVANLAKWCLFLKGEDRPTMKEVAMELEGIKRTKKHPWHDVKSSYNQENDCESLLRGIPKDDDGNSGGYSGQDSDLYKCPSFISSLGGGR; from the exons ATGGGATACCAAAAACATTTCCTAACCTTTCTCTTTAGTTTGGTGCTGACACGATTAATCTCGGGTTCTGAAGCACTGGAATCACTTGTTATCGCTTCAAATTGCACCTCAACGTGTGGAGGGATTAGAATACCTTACCCATTTGGCATAGAAGATGGGTGTTACTATAAAGATAAAGATGATGGTAATCTTTATCCCTTAATGAAAATCACATGTAATCATACTTTCAGTCCTCCCCAACCAATTCTGGGCAACAATGTCCAAATACTAAACATTTCCCTAGAAGAGGGCGAAATTAGCCTCAATAACAATGTATCATACAACTGTCGCCAGTCTTACAATTCATCTACTTATTTGTATTCGTATAGTTCATTATACGTAAGAAATTTTACGATTTCCAACAGCAAAAACAAGTTTGTGGCAACAGGGTGTGATACATATGCCTGGTTTAAAGGACAACGTTATGGCAAGGACTACTCCACAGGATGCATGACAACGTGCAACGAATTAGATGATGTGGTCAACAGCACCCAATGTAATGGGGTTGGTTGTTGTGAAGCTTCCATACCCGATGGTATAACCAACTTACAAATTGAAGCAAACAGTTATCACAACCATATTGGGGTTGAGTTTAACCCGTGTAGTGTGGCGTACCCTGTGGCAAATGATGCTTTCTATTTTTCCACACTGAATTTGACTCAGAGCTTGAGTCATTATTTGAGTGAGCTGCCTTCAGCTCCTATCATATACAATTGGGGAATCGGAACCAAAAATTGTTCGGAAGCTGAAAAGGAAGGAAGTCGCTTGTGTAAGAGCAACACAGACTGCATCAACTTAACACATGAACAACAGGGTCTAGACGGATATCGTTGCAATTGCAAGGAAGGGTATTCAGGAAATCCATATCTTCCACAAGGCTGCCAAG ATATCAATGAATGCAAGAGAGAAAATGATTGTGAGAGACCAGAATACTGTACCAACACTGACGGAAGCTATTATTGCCAATGCCCAAAGGGTTACCATGGAAACGGCACACAAACTGATCGCTGCATCTCTTCTTCAAAGACTTGGCTCACACCAGTAATCATCACTGCAg GTATTGGTGGAAGTATTATAATTTTGCTTGTTGTCGGCTTTCTCTTGCATTGGAGAAATGGGGAAAGACGAATCAAGAAGCTACGAGAAAGCTTCTTCCGTCAAAATGGGGGTTTAATTTTACATCAAAAACTCTCTAGGATGGATGCTCTAAAGATTTTTACAGCACAAGATTTGGAAATTGCAACTGGCAAATACAATGAAATGAACATAATCGGAAGAGGCGGTTATGGAATTGTTTACAAGGGAATTATACCAAATAATCAACTAGTTGCAATCAAAAGGTCCCTTAAGGTGGATCCTGGCCAAGTTGAGCAATTCATCAATGAAGTTATGATACTTTCACAAATCAACAACAGAAATGTAGTCAGGTTACTAGGTTGCTGTCTCGAGACAGAAGTACCGTTACTGGTTTATGAGTATATCAACAATGGCACATTATACGATCACTTACACGATGAAGCAAAGGTGCCCCTTTTCACATGGAATATCCGTCTAGGGATAGCATCAGAAGTTGCTGAAGTGTTAGCATATCTACATACCACAATCACAACCCCGATCATCCATAGAGATATGAAGTCAATGAATATACTCTTAGATGAATGTTATACGGCGAAGGTTGCAGATTTTGGCGCTTCAAGATTGGTTCCTGTGGACCAAGGTCAACTAGCCACAATGGTGCTGGGAACATGGGGCTATTTGGATCCCGAATATATGCAAACGAGTGAATTAACAGAAAAAAGTGATGCTTATAGCTTCGGAGTTGTGTTGGTGGAGTTATTAACTAGGAAAAAGGCGCTATCTTATCAAAGGCCTGAAGTTGAGCGATGCCTTGCTATGCACTTCCTTCTTAAGATGAAAGAAGACCGACTGTTTGACATCATTGATAAAAACATCGCAAACAGTCAAGGAGATATTGAGCAAATAAAGAAAGTGGCTAATCTAGCTAAATGGTGTTTGTTCTTGAAGGGAGAGGACAGGCCAACCATGAAGGAAGTTGCAATGGAGCTAGAAGGAATAAAAAGAACGAAGAAGCATCCTTGGCATGACGTTAAGTCGTCCTATAATCAGGAAAATGATTGTGAGTCTCTTCTTCGAGGAATTCCAAAAGACGATGATGGAAACAGTGGTGGTTACTCTGGTCAGGACTCGGATTTGTATAAGTGTCCTAGTTTCATTTCCTCACTAGGTGGTGGAAGGTAG